Below is a window of Micromonospora chersina DNA.
CGGGATCGACGCCGGTGACGTGCGCGGGATCCGCCCCGGCCAGCACGGCGGCGGTCAGCGCGCCGGTGCCGCAGCCCACGTCGAGCCAGCGCAGGCCGGGCGGGACCGCCAGCCGGCGCAGGAAGTCACGCGCGACAAGCCGGCTCCACCGGCCCACGTACGCCTCGTAGGCCGCGCCATCGGCCCAGACCGGCTTCGCCACTCCGGCAGGATACGGCCGCGGGCCCGCGCCCACACGGCCGGCCGGACGCATGTGGCCTGCCGATCCGGGAACGCCCCCGCATGGCCAGGTACACGAAGCCGGAGCTCCGGGAGCAGCTCAAGGCGGAGATCCAGGCGTCCGACAAGGGCGGCCGGCCGGGGCAGTGGTCGGCGCGGAAGTCCCAGCTGCTCACGAACGAGTACAAGAAGCGCGGCGGGGGCTTCGAGGGACCCCGGGACCAGCGGCAGCGGTCGCTCCAGCGGTGGGGCGCCGAGGACTGGCAGACCCGGTCCGGCTCCACCCGGGCGCGCCGCGACGGCGAGACCGCCCGATACCTGCCGAAACGGGCATGGCAGCAGCTGTCGGAGGAGCAGCGCCGCGACACCGACACGAAGAAGCGGCAGGCGTCCCGGTCG
It encodes the following:
- a CDS encoding DUF5872 domain-containing protein, producing MARYTKPELREQLKAEIQASDKGGRPGQWSARKSQLLTNEYKKRGGGFEGPRDQRQRSLQRWGAEDWQTRSGSTRARRDGETARYLPKRAWQQLSEEQRRDTDTKKRQASRSGRQFVSNTGSAKRARREASAAGPLSDLPVTEAVKLVRGLDTRQLRSALRRERDGKARKTLLQRMEAELARR